A stretch of DNA from Sphingomonas sp. SORGH_AS_0879:
GCATCACGCGGCTGGGCCGCACCGCCGACGAACTGCTGGATCAGGTGATCGAGCAGCTTCTGGTCGCACCGCAGCCGGTCATCGTCGACGAAACCGACTATGTCGTTCACCGCAAGAACGTCGAGATCATCCGCGACATTCACGACCATGGCGGAGTGCCCGTCATGCTGATCGGGGAGGAAGCGCTCCCCGCCAAGCTCAAGGACTGGGAGCGGTTCGACAATCGCGTCCTGGTCGCCACGCCCCGCCCAGCCGTCCAGCCTCGCCGACGCCTGCCTGCTGCGCGACTATTACTGCCCGCGCGTCCAGGTGGCGGACGACCTGGTCGACGCGATCGTCCGCGCGACCAAGGGCGTGACGCGCCGGATCGTGACCAACCTCCAGGAGGTCCAGTCCCAGGCCATGTCCAACGGCATGACCGCGATCGACCGCGCGACCTGGGGCCACCGTCCGTTCTCGACCGGCGACATTCCCATCCGGAAGGCGTCGTGAAGCTGCTGACCACGAAGGGCACGCCCCGGGTCCGATTGCAGGTTGCCGGTCCGCTCTGGTCCGCCCTGCGATCCGCGATCACGCCGCCCAGCATCCCCGAGCTGCTGGCCGCGTGCCCCGGCTCCTACGACACGGTCCATACGGCTTTGAAGCGCTGGCAGGATCGCGGCGCGATCATCCGGTGTGCGGACAAGCCGCTGCGCTTTCGGCTCAAGGACCGATCCCTCGACACGCCCCCGGATGGACGGAGCGAAATGGCGAAGACCAATATCCGCGAACGCAGCGCCCGCCAGCGCATCTGGACCGCGATGCGCGTCCTGAAGACGTTCGACGCGCCTACCCTGCAAATGACGACGAATGCCTCGCCACGGGCCGTCGCCACCTTCATCGACCAGCTTCAGCGGGCCAAGTACGTCCAGATGGTGGAACGCGGCTTCCGCCAGACGGGACGGACCAGCGTGTATCGCCTCGCCCGCAACACGGGGCCCAAATGCCCGACCACCACCCGCCCGGACGGCAAGATGGTCATCCTCGACAACAACAATGGTCGCCGGGTCGATATTTCGCCGGGGGCCGTCTCGCTCCGGAAAAAGTCGACGACCGTCAATTCGGGCGGGGGGGTAGGGTAACCATGTTCGTTAACCACTCCAACCGCGACAAGGCGCTCGCCGCCTGGACGCCGGAGCCGCCCGCCTGGGTGGTGGTCCTGGCGGACGCCTGCGACCGG
This window harbors:
- a CDS encoding AAA family ATPase, with amino-acid sequence MTNIHEPAQLTNMRLGLATMMRCQEAPQGSPRLGLLYGPSGYGKSVAAATIAARFNAAYVVARSTWTQKSMLRAIAQDLGITRLGRTADELLDQVIEQLLVAPQPVIVDETDYVVHRKNVEIIRDIHDHGGVPVMLIGEEALPAKLKDWERFDNRVLVATPRPAVQPRRRLPAARLLLPARPGGGRPGRRDRPRDQGRDAPDRDQPPGGPVPGHVQRHDRDRPRDLGPPSVLDRRHSHPEGVVKLLTTKGTPRVRLQVAGPLWSALRSAITPPSIPELLAACPGSYDTVHTALKRWQDRGAIIRCADKPLRFRLKDRSLDTPPDGRSEMAKTNIRERSARQRIWTAMRVLKTFDAPTLQMTTNASPRAVATFIDQLQRAKYVQMVERGFRQTGRTSVYRLARNTGPKCPTTTRPDGKMVILDNNNGRRVDISPGAVSLRKKSTTVNSGGGVG